A genomic stretch from Methanomassiliicoccales archaeon includes:
- a CDS encoding phosphoglycerate kinase translates to MKEYNTLDDFDVRHKTVLLRVDINCPLKKDTLEIEDDNRIRQIVPTVRELLSKHAKVVILAHQGRPGDWDFVSLDRHAVVLSKHLGKEVRYVDDLIGEKAINAIRELQSGEAIILKNVRELSYEQEKKSQEEHAKSELVTVLAPLVDLYVNDAFAASHRAHCSLVGFPAVLPSAAGRLMEKELSVLKKLFENPAKPSVFVLGGAKVTDIVAVVTRLISKKIATMVILVGLSANAFLKARGADLGKTNEDALSAGLTQEDLEAAKKLLEEKGEQILLPHDVAIEVDGRRRELLVGDLPSEYPILDIGRASIEKFVKVIHNAKTAFMSGPAGMIEKKEFLLGTKELLTAMATSHAYTVIGGGHTVGVAESLKLADRLSYVSTGGGALETFLMGKPLPAVEALKAAVNRKL, encoded by the coding sequence ATGAAAGAGTACAACACCCTCGATGATTTCGATGTAAGGCACAAAACTGTGCTGCTTAGGGTCGACATCAACTGCCCACTGAAAAAAGATACGCTGGAGATCGAGGATGATAACCGCATAAGACAGATTGTTCCGACGGTGAGGGAGTTGCTGAGCAAGCATGCCAAAGTGGTCATCCTAGCTCATCAGGGACGACCTGGCGATTGGGATTTTGTCTCCCTCGATAGACATGCTGTCGTCCTCAGCAAGCACTTGGGCAAAGAGGTCCGTTATGTGGATGATCTCATCGGCGAAAAAGCGATCAACGCGATCAGAGAACTCCAGTCAGGTGAAGCGATCATTTTGAAGAATGTGAGGGAATTGTCGTACGAACAGGAAAAGAAATCACAGGAGGAGCACGCAAAGTCAGAACTTGTAACTGTTCTTGCACCACTCGTAGATCTTTATGTCAACGACGCGTTCGCCGCTTCTCACAGGGCTCATTGTTCGCTCGTTGGGTTCCCAGCAGTCCTTCCGTCTGCTGCAGGGCGATTAATGGAGAAAGAACTCTCCGTATTGAAGAAATTATTCGAGAATCCCGCGAAACCATCGGTCTTCGTGCTTGGTGGGGCAAAAGTGACCGATATTGTCGCCGTCGTTACTCGATTGATTAGTAAGAAGATTGCGACGATGGTCATCCTCGTCGGTCTATCAGCGAACGCTTTCTTGAAAGCAAGGGGGGCGGATCTTGGGAAAACGAATGAGGACGCTCTTTCTGCTGGCTTGACTCAGGAAGATCTCGAAGCAGCGAAGAAACTCTTGGAAGAAAAGGGCGAGCAAATTCTGTTGCCTCACGATGTTGCAATTGAGGTCGACGGGAGAAGAAGAGAACTTCTTGTCGGAGACCTTCCATCGGAATACCCAATACTGGATATCGGAAGAGCATCGATCGAGAAGTTTGTCAAAGTGATTCACAATGCAAAAACCGCCTTCATGTCGGGACCCGCTGGAATGATCGAAAAAAAGGAATTCTTGCTCGGAACGAAGGAACTTCTGACGGCGATGGCGACATCGCATGCTTACACGGTCATCGGAGGCGGCCATACGGTTGGTGTCGCCGAATCCCTGAAACTCGCCGATCGACTTTCTTATGTGAGTACAGGCGGAGGAGCGCTGGAGACTTTTTTGATGGGAAAACCGCTACCAGCTGTCGAAGCGCTGAAAGCGGCCGTGAACAGGAAGCTATAA
- a CDS encoding aminotransferase class I/II-fold pyridoxal phosphate-dependent enzyme translates to MRHEVAERLKKIPPYLFADIEAKVRAKKAEGLDIIDFGIGDPDIPTPNEIVEELIRQVRDPINHQYSTSAGEIETRRAVAEWYMRRFGVDVDPEKEVVITMGSKEGLVNICRAFVNPGDVVLVPDPAYPVYAQGGALLSEGIPVRVPLLPENNFLVDVDRLPENGKMIFINYPNNPTGAVASKEFLKKIVEWGRETRTIICYDNAYSEITFDGYIAPSILEFGRECIEFGSFSKTFNMTGYRIGYAVGSEDLIAGLKKVKSQVDSGVPKFIQKAAIKALKEYECIGRPASVEKNCEIYKGRRDAFVTGLRKLGFRVEPPLGTFYLWFPVDEKSMEFSKKLLDVGVVVTPGVGFGEYGEGYVRVALTQPVSRIKEALERMERVL, encoded by the coding sequence ATGAGGCATGAGGTTGCAGAGAGACTGAAAAAGATTCCTCCATATTTATTCGCTGATATCGAAGCGAAGGTTAGAGCAAAGAAAGCTGAAGGACTGGACATTATCGATTTCGGAATCGGAGATCCAGACATTCCGACACCAAATGAGATCGTGGAAGAGCTGATCAGGCAGGTGAGGGACCCCATTAATCATCAATATTCAACGAGTGCTGGCGAAATTGAGACGAGAAGGGCCGTTGCTGAATGGTACATGAGAAGGTTCGGTGTCGATGTCGATCCTGAAAAAGAAGTTGTCATCACGATGGGAAGCAAAGAGGGACTCGTCAATATATGTAGAGCCTTTGTCAATCCTGGCGATGTAGTACTCGTTCCCGACCCTGCATATCCCGTTTACGCACAAGGAGGCGCCCTACTCTCAGAGGGGATACCTGTGAGAGTTCCGTTGCTCCCTGAAAATAACTTTCTTGTTGATGTCGATCGTCTGCCTGAGAACGGAAAAATGATTTTTATCAACTATCCAAATAATCCAACCGGTGCTGTTGCGTCAAAGGAGTTTTTGAAAAAGATCGTAGAATGGGGAAGAGAAACGCGGACGATTATCTGCTACGATAATGCCTACTCGGAAATCACCTTCGATGGTTACATCGCGCCAAGCATTTTGGAATTTGGAAGAGAGTGCATCGAATTTGGATCGTTCTCGAAGACTTTCAATATGACTGGATACCGGATCGGATACGCCGTTGGTAGCGAAGATCTAATTGCCGGTTTGAAAAAAGTGAAATCCCAGGTCGACTCTGGCGTTCCAAAATTCATCCAAAAGGCGGCCATCAAAGCTCTCAAAGAGTACGAATGCATTGGAAGGCCAGCGTCCGTCGAGAAAAATTGTGAAATCTATAAAGGCAGGAGGGATGCATTCGTCACAGGTCTTCGGAAACTAGGATTCAGAGTAGAGCCGCCGCTCGGAACTTTCTACCTCTGGTTCCCAGTCGACGAGAAATCGATGGAGTTTTCGAAAAAGCTTCTGGACGTGGGAGTCGTGGTAACCCCCGGAGTCGGATTTGGCGAATACGGCGAAGGCTACGTTCGTGTTGCTCTTACTCAACCAGTAAGTCGTATCAAAGAAGCGCTGGAACGGATGGAACGGGTTTTATAG
- the gap gene encoding type I glyceraldehyde-3-phosphate dehydrogenase: MTIRVAINGFGRIGRSFFRCALQHENYLSDFEIVAVNDLADSKTLAYLLKYDSVHGKLNADIQSTGGNLAINDQIVKFTSEKDPSRLPWAREEIDVVVESTGFFTDRKMCKLHLDAGAGKVLITAPATNPDITVVLGANLEAYDPKKHHIISMASCTTNSVVLPAKVLNDNFGIISGLMTTVHAYTGDQRLLDFPHTDLRRARAAPLSIVPTTTGAARSVSQVLPELDGKLNGVALRVPVPDGSITDLTAMVMESVDRDMVNEALRKAAESSMKGLLGYSEEPIVSIDIVGDSRSSVVDAPSTMVAKEKGNLVKVLCWYDNEWGYSSRLVDFLSYII, encoded by the coding sequence ATGACAATCAGAGTCGCGATCAATGGTTTTGGCAGAATCGGCCGATCATTCTTCAGATGTGCTCTCCAGCATGAGAATTATCTCAGTGATTTCGAAATTGTGGCGGTGAATGATCTCGCCGATTCAAAGACGCTCGCGTATTTGTTGAAATACGACAGCGTGCATGGAAAGCTCAATGCGGATATTCAGTCAACTGGCGGTAATCTGGCAATCAACGATCAAATCGTCAAATTCACGTCTGAAAAAGACCCCTCAAGATTGCCCTGGGCTCGCGAGGAGATCGATGTCGTCGTCGAATCAACAGGTTTTTTCACAGACAGGAAGATGTGTAAACTCCATCTTGATGCTGGCGCAGGGAAAGTCCTCATCACTGCACCAGCAACGAATCCGGACATCACCGTTGTTCTCGGAGCGAATCTGGAAGCTTACGATCCAAAAAAACATCATATTATTTCAATGGCATCGTGCACGACGAACAGTGTTGTGCTCCCTGCGAAGGTACTAAACGACAACTTTGGAATAATCTCTGGCCTTATGACGACGGTCCACGCTTACACTGGCGATCAGAGATTGCTGGACTTTCCACATACCGATCTGAGAAGGGCAAGGGCAGCCCCCCTCTCTATCGTCCCCACGACAACTGGCGCTGCCAGATCTGTCTCTCAGGTCTTGCCGGAACTCGACGGAAAGCTCAACGGCGTTGCGCTTCGCGTGCCCGTTCCTGATGGATCAATCACGGATCTTACTGCTATGGTCATGGAAAGTGTTGACAGAGATATGGTAAACGAGGCGTTGCGAAAGGCCGCTGAAAGCTCCATGAAAGGTTTACTAGGCTATTCGGAAGAACCGATCGTCTCCATCGATATTGTTGGCGATTCTCGCTCCTCAGTTGTCGATGCTCCAAGTACAATGGTTGCAAAGGAAAAAGGTAATTTAGTCAAGGTGCTATGCTGGTACGACAACGAATGGGGATATTCAAGTCGACTTGTCGATTTCCTCTCGTACATCATTTGA
- a CDS encoding TldD/PmbA family protein: MEDILSETVDRMLKEGAEFCDARFQTVHSCQIRIVDGGIRALNEERIGGLCFRARIGGSWGYASTVALDRPSAITSCIDAVRNAKLGRLAGPKITEMPSFERKIRADLKVHPVDVPIDEKIKVVRELESSQRVEKRVVNTNANYKDEVRTNLLMNSFGVQVKWEEVRVRLIAYSIASEGGRQEVYYESVDGTGGFEIARDSDLEAIGRKCGEEAVRMLGAKKPPSGYLICISDPQITGLLAHEVIGHAAEADEIVKKRSFLTKAVGERVASEAVTLVDDGTIRGAYGSIPVDDEGVPSSRTLIIDKGIYQGYMHNLETAAQMGVKPTGNGRAQDFSRRIWVRMTNTYIESGDWTLEEMIEDIDYGVLAEKMISGMEDPVGGGFEAKTLRGYLIEKGEIRDLLRSFTLTGNALQILKTTDAVGKKVQLDGGTCGKGTEDFVPVSSGGPYCRSRLIVGGG; this comes from the coding sequence ATGGAGGACATTCTGAGCGAGACTGTTGATCGTATGCTGAAGGAAGGTGCGGAGTTTTGCGATGCGCGATTTCAGACTGTGCATTCGTGTCAGATCAGGATTGTTGACGGAGGAATCAGGGCGCTAAATGAGGAAAGGATTGGAGGATTGTGTTTCAGGGCGAGGATCGGAGGCTCATGGGGCTACGCCTCTACCGTCGCTCTCGACAGACCCTCTGCCATTACTTCATGTATCGATGCGGTGAGGAATGCAAAATTAGGTCGTTTAGCAGGTCCTAAGATCACGGAAATGCCATCTTTTGAAAGGAAGATCAGGGCGGATCTCAAGGTGCATCCTGTCGATGTGCCGATCGATGAAAAAATTAAAGTGGTGAGAGAGCTCGAATCTTCTCAACGGGTTGAAAAACGCGTTGTGAATACGAACGCAAATTATAAAGACGAAGTGAGAACGAATCTCTTGATGAATTCTTTTGGTGTTCAGGTCAAATGGGAAGAGGTCAGAGTCCGTCTCATCGCTTACTCTATCGCCTCAGAGGGCGGTCGCCAGGAGGTCTATTACGAGAGCGTCGATGGAACGGGAGGTTTTGAAATCGCGAGGGACAGCGATCTCGAAGCGATCGGAAGAAAGTGTGGTGAAGAAGCCGTTAGAATGCTCGGCGCGAAAAAGCCACCATCAGGGTATTTAATATGCATTTCTGATCCTCAGATAACTGGCCTTCTCGCACACGAAGTTATCGGTCACGCGGCGGAAGCCGATGAGATCGTCAAAAAGAGATCTTTCCTGACGAAGGCTGTTGGGGAAAGAGTCGCGAGTGAGGCTGTCACATTGGTAGATGATGGGACGATCAGGGGCGCCTATGGATCGATACCCGTGGACGATGAGGGCGTGCCGAGTTCCAGGACACTGATCATTGACAAGGGGATTTATCAAGGATACATGCACAATCTTGAAACCGCGGCTCAAATGGGTGTGAAACCGACGGGCAATGGGCGAGCTCAAGATTTCAGCAGGCGCATCTGGGTTCGAATGACGAATACTTATATTGAAAGCGGTGACTGGACCCTTGAGGAAATGATCGAGGACATTGATTATGGTGTGCTTGCGGAGAAAATGATCAGCGGCATGGAAGATCCCGTCGGAGGAGGTTTCGAGGCAAAAACACTCCGCGGGTATCTCATTGAGAAGGGCGAAATCCGCGACTTGCTGAGATCGTTTACCTTGACTGGAAACGCCTTACAGATACTCAAGACGACCGATGCTGTTGGCAAGAAGGTCCAGCTGGACGGCGGTACGTGCGGCAAAGGAACGGAGGATTTTGTGCCCGTATCGTCGGGTGGACCTTATTGTAGATCCAGACTTATCGTTGGGGGCGGTTGA
- the ilvC gene encoding ketol-acid reductoisomerase — translation MAKIYHDKDADLNVLKGKKIAVLGYGSQGRAQALCLRDSGLNVVVGVRKGGNSWEQAKKDGVAVAEIPNAVKNADVVMMLLPDEVQEEVYNKYVLPNLKEGCALDFAHGFTVVYGQVKPPKNVDVIMVAPKSPGKREREVFLEGFGVPALIAVEQDYTGHAKEIVLALAKGIGSTRAGVIETTFHEEVTSDLFGEQAVLCGGVTALILAGFDTLVKRGYQPELAYFECLHELKLIVDLIQAGGLVHMWKNVSNTAEFGGLTQRDYIITEETRKAMDRMLDKILSGEFSKEWIADWKNGLKRMKELEKQESERLIEVVGREIRSLFEMKKASE, via the coding sequence ATGGCGAAAATCTATCATGATAAAGATGCGGATCTGAATGTCCTGAAGGGTAAGAAAATAGCTGTCCTCGGTTACGGAAGTCAGGGGAGAGCCCAGGCTCTTTGCCTCAGAGACAGTGGATTAAACGTTGTTGTTGGTGTGAGAAAAGGTGGGAATTCCTGGGAGCAGGCCAAGAAAGATGGCGTTGCGGTCGCTGAGATTCCGAATGCTGTCAAGAACGCGGATGTTGTTATGATGCTCCTTCCGGACGAGGTCCAAGAAGAAGTCTACAACAAGTACGTACTTCCAAACCTGAAAGAGGGGTGTGCGCTCGATTTCGCGCATGGGTTTACCGTCGTCTATGGTCAAGTCAAACCGCCGAAGAATGTCGATGTCATCATGGTCGCACCGAAATCGCCTGGTAAAAGGGAACGGGAAGTCTTTCTGGAGGGTTTTGGCGTACCTGCCCTCATCGCAGTGGAACAGGATTATACTGGGCACGCAAAGGAGATCGTTCTCGCGCTCGCGAAGGGTATTGGGTCGACAAGAGCTGGTGTCATTGAGACAACGTTCCATGAAGAGGTCACTTCCGATCTCTTCGGAGAGCAGGCAGTTCTCTGCGGTGGCGTTACCGCGCTGATTCTCGCCGGTTTCGATACACTTGTGAAAAGAGGATATCAGCCAGAACTTGCCTATTTCGAATGCCTCCACGAGCTAAAGCTCATCGTGGATTTAATCCAAGCAGGTGGACTCGTACACATGTGGAAGAACGTCAGTAACACGGCTGAATTCGGAGGTCTCACGCAGAGGGATTACATCATTACTGAGGAAACGAGAAAGGCGATGGACAGGATGCTCGATAAAATCCTCTCAGGTGAGTTTTCTAAAGAATGGATTGCCGACTGGAAGAATGGTCTCAAGAGAATGAAAGAGTTAGAGAAGCAAGAATCCGAGAGACTGATCGAGGTTGTGGGTAGAGAGATCAGATCACTCTTTGAAATGAAGAAGGCCAGCGAGTGA
- a CDS encoding TldD/PmbA family protein encodes MSLDKIIGTASRTARSDIGVDQFEVFGTETKTLSVYVDDGSIKSVEEKFDRGIAVRIAKGKRIGQSSATCDGIKDAERCVRLASDLATVSPEDRNFEQFSTGGQITFAPKVFDGRIESATTGELAEIASSIVNYCTEKGKVDVPLGLLRVSTIELRIVNSNGVDASHRSTMLYLRFTAKANGDTPGEGIEEFYSTHLSDVDPFAIGKSLKEGAKASAQAVPFKGRRVGETVLTPANFAEMLLTSVGHAIDGENVHRKRSAWANKIGETVASSLVTIVDDPGDERGILSASFDDEGTPTARKTIVEKGILRQFIYDCYTATLEGVKSSGNGMRRNSIDAHGIYRTPVSISPINLVLMPGKKSRESLISSIDDGILIERVAAPEVNPINGAFAMEVRCASVIKKGEIIQTINHALLVGNMFEALMKVKDIANDATVVRSCIVPTVSIESLELIGGN; translated from the coding sequence TTGAGTCTCGATAAGATCATTGGAACTGCGAGCAGAACAGCGAGGAGCGATATTGGGGTTGATCAGTTCGAGGTATTCGGAACAGAAACAAAAACGCTGAGTGTCTACGTTGACGACGGATCGATAAAGAGTGTGGAGGAGAAGTTCGATCGGGGCATTGCTGTCAGGATTGCAAAAGGAAAGAGGATAGGTCAGTCCTCGGCAACATGCGATGGAATCAAAGATGCGGAGAGGTGCGTCCGTCTCGCTAGTGACCTAGCGACGGTCTCTCCTGAAGATAGAAATTTCGAACAATTTTCTACTGGTGGGCAGATTACTTTTGCTCCGAAGGTTTTCGACGGACGAATTGAATCGGCAACGACTGGGGAACTGGCAGAGATCGCAAGTTCCATTGTGAATTACTGTACTGAGAAGGGAAAGGTCGACGTGCCACTTGGCCTACTAAGGGTCTCGACAATCGAACTGAGGATTGTAAACTCAAATGGTGTCGACGCTTCTCATAGGAGCACGATGCTTTATCTAAGATTTACCGCTAAGGCAAATGGCGATACGCCAGGAGAGGGCATCGAAGAATTTTATTCAACTCACCTGAGCGATGTCGATCCTTTCGCGATTGGAAAATCCCTCAAAGAAGGAGCGAAGGCATCTGCCCAGGCGGTGCCTTTTAAGGGCCGGCGCGTCGGTGAAACAGTGTTGACCCCCGCCAATTTCGCAGAAATGCTCCTGACATCCGTCGGTCATGCGATTGACGGTGAGAATGTTCACAGGAAAAGAAGCGCATGGGCAAACAAGATTGGCGAGACAGTGGCGTCATCATTGGTCACAATTGTTGATGATCCTGGTGACGAGAGAGGAATTCTTTCGGCATCATTTGATGATGAAGGCACACCAACAGCAAGAAAAACGATCGTTGAAAAAGGGATTCTCAGGCAATTCATTTACGATTGTTATACTGCAACACTCGAAGGTGTGAAATCTTCCGGTAATGGAATGAGAAGGAATTCTATAGATGCTCATGGCATTTACAGAACGCCTGTGTCGATCAGTCCTATCAACCTTGTTTTGATGCCAGGGAAGAAGAGTAGAGAATCTCTTATTTCTTCAATCGATGATGGCATATTAATCGAACGGGTCGCTGCACCGGAGGTTAATCCAATCAATGGGGCATTTGCAATGGAAGTGAGATGCGCATCGGTCATTAAGAAGGGGGAGATCATCCAGACGATCAATCACGCGCTTCTTGTCGGTAACATGTTTGAAGCGCTGATGAAAGTGAAGGATATCGCCAACGATGCAACCGTGGTCAGATCATGTATCGTACCAACAGTGAGTATTGAATCTCTGGAACTTATCGGCGGGAATTAG
- a CDS encoding histone deacetylase yields MTIVFHERYLDHFQYSGHPECPDRLVFAIRKMMDTGVWKDVIKPEPASETDLLLVHTKDHIERIRTAKEGFLDPDTYIRKETYEIALLAVGGAIAAAKIAYNYRRPALALVRPPGHHAGRDFCGGFCYFNNIAIAARKLFLDRIAIVDIDVHHGNGTEDIFYDDNRVLFISTHQYGIYPGSGAAEDVGTGAGEGYTINIPLRSGVGDGTYFFAFEKIIKPVLEQYNPEGLLVSIGIDAHYADPIASLKLSSTGYLELCRKLIDISPDRKIAFILEGGYDLEATAEVLAGLAGLICDKKISMMRDQVRDVDTIDRESVEKVINVQRKYWNL; encoded by the coding sequence ATGACGATCGTCTTTCACGAAAGATATCTTGATCACTTTCAATATAGCGGCCACCCAGAGTGTCCCGATAGACTCGTTTTCGCGATAAGGAAAATGATGGATACCGGTGTCTGGAAAGATGTCATCAAACCTGAACCGGCCTCCGAGACAGATCTGTTGCTCGTCCATACGAAAGATCATATTGAAAGAATCAGAACGGCGAAAGAAGGATTTCTTGATCCAGATACATATATTCGCAAAGAAACATATGAAATCGCCCTTCTTGCTGTGGGCGGCGCGATTGCCGCTGCAAAAATCGCCTACAATTACCGTCGGCCAGCTCTTGCCCTGGTAAGACCACCTGGACATCATGCAGGGAGGGATTTTTGTGGGGGTTTCTGTTATTTTAACAACATAGCAATCGCCGCCAGAAAACTCTTCCTCGATCGAATCGCGATCGTTGATATCGATGTCCACCACGGAAATGGTACTGAGGATATTTTTTATGATGATAACAGAGTACTTTTCATTTCAACTCACCAGTACGGAATTTATCCAGGTAGTGGCGCCGCTGAAGATGTTGGCACGGGGGCTGGGGAAGGGTATACGATCAACATTCCGCTGAGAAGCGGCGTCGGTGATGGAACCTATTTTTTTGCATTTGAAAAGATTATCAAACCCGTGCTTGAACAGTATAATCCAGAAGGTCTCCTTGTAAGTATCGGTATCGACGCTCATTACGCCGATCCAATTGCTTCGCTCAAACTTTCATCGACAGGTTATCTGGAACTCTGTCGAAAATTGATCGATATATCGCCCGATCGGAAGATCGCATTCATTCTCGAAGGAGGATACGATCTTGAAGCAACAGCTGAGGTGCTTGCTGGCCTCGCTGGTTTAATTTGTGACAAGAAAATCTCCATGATGAGAGATCAGGTCAGGGATGTCGACACCATCGATAGGGAGTCTGTCGAAAAGGTCATCAACGTTCAGAGAAAGTACTGGAATCTTTAA
- the ilvB gene encoding biosynthetic-type acetolactate synthase large subunit, with translation MRGSKAVLELLERHGVEVMFGLPGGTTIPLYDDLLDSKIRHVLVRHEQCAAHMADGYARATGRPGVCTSTSGPGVTNLMTGVATAFVDSSPMLVITGQVATHLIGNDAFQEADSFSLMMPITKHNFRVLDPKDIPEAIKRGFKIATTGRYGPVHVDLPVDVMRAEVPDELLEKEFHVAKPMEDLSDLPEALKMLREAERPLLLVGGGVIWANASREVLQLAESLMAPIVTTIMGKGAVPESHPLCLGVIGMHGREVARRAFLDCDVLLAIGTRFSDRSAGNQSILSDRVKIIHIDIDAGEVGKGMHTRVRLIGDAKKILRAIIAGLSASRGETPWSLRMKAMREECECCIDLGGNPIKPQKVIHELNKILPDDAIVTTEVGQNQMWAAHFLKVRHPRQFITSGGFGTMGFGFPAALGVKVAFPNRPVIDIAGDGSLQMVFQEFATAVCENLPVMVCLMNNGWLGMVKQWQKLFWGKRYSGTELKNNPDFVKLAQAFGADGVMVEKPSELREALERGLRSDVPFIVDIRVDPEEDVLPMIPPGGGKDLVRGRCKWRS, from the coding sequence TTGAGAGGATCAAAGGCAGTTTTAGAGTTACTTGAACGACATGGCGTCGAGGTCATGTTTGGATTACCGGGAGGCACCACGATTCCCCTGTACGATGACCTTCTGGATTCAAAGATACGTCATGTGCTAGTCCGTCACGAGCAATGCGCGGCGCATATGGCTGACGGATACGCAAGGGCGACGGGAAGACCCGGCGTATGCACTTCAACATCGGGACCTGGCGTAACGAATCTCATGACAGGCGTGGCTACAGCATTCGTCGATTCCTCGCCGATGCTTGTGATCACAGGTCAAGTCGCTACCCACCTTATCGGTAATGATGCTTTTCAAGAGGCCGATTCGTTCAGCCTAATGATGCCGATCACGAAACACAATTTCAGAGTTCTCGATCCAAAGGATATCCCTGAGGCGATCAAACGGGGATTTAAGATCGCGACAACAGGGAGATACGGACCCGTCCACGTCGATTTGCCCGTTGACGTAATGCGTGCGGAAGTACCGGATGAATTACTCGAAAAAGAGTTTCACGTGGCAAAGCCGATGGAAGACCTATCAGATCTTCCCGAAGCACTCAAAATGTTGCGTGAGGCCGAGAGGCCATTGTTGCTTGTCGGCGGAGGTGTCATTTGGGCGAACGCGTCTCGTGAAGTGCTTCAACTCGCTGAGAGTTTAATGGCACCGATTGTGACGACGATCATGGGTAAAGGTGCGGTTCCAGAGAGTCACCCACTCTGCCTTGGCGTCATCGGCATGCACGGTCGAGAGGTTGCCAGAAGAGCATTCCTTGATTGCGACGTACTCCTGGCCATTGGCACGCGATTTTCTGACAGAAGTGCGGGTAATCAAAGTATCCTTTCTGACAGGGTGAAAATTATCCATATTGACATCGACGCTGGTGAAGTCGGAAAAGGCATGCATACAAGAGTTAGGCTGATTGGCGATGCAAAAAAGATACTGAGGGCAATCATCGCTGGACTCAGTGCCTCAAGAGGGGAAACACCATGGTCTCTTCGCATGAAAGCGATGCGAGAGGAGTGTGAATGTTGCATCGATCTCGGTGGCAATCCGATCAAACCGCAAAAGGTCATCCACGAACTCAACAAAATTTTGCCCGATGATGCGATTGTCACTACAGAAGTCGGACAGAATCAAATGTGGGCCGCGCATTTCCTCAAGGTACGCCATCCACGGCAATTCATAACCTCTGGAGGATTTGGAACAATGGGATTTGGATTCCCGGCGGCCCTAGGCGTTAAGGTCGCTTTTCCAAACAGACCTGTTATCGATATCGCAGGTGATGGGAGTTTGCAAATGGTCTTCCAAGAGTTCGCGACAGCCGTCTGCGAGAATCTTCCTGTCATGGTGTGCCTCATGAACAATGGGTGGCTCGGAATGGTCAAGCAGTGGCAAAAGCTGTTCTGGGGAAAGCGATATAGCGGTACAGAGCTGAAAAATAATCCCGATTTCGTTAAACTTGCCCAGGCATTCGGAGCTGATGGCGTCATGGTGGAGAAGCCATCAGAATTGAGAGAAGCATTGGAACGAGGTTTGAGATCTGACGTGCCCTTCATCGTCGACATTCGTGTCGATCCAGAAGAGGATGTTCTTCCAATGATTCCACCTGGCGGTGGTAAAGATCTTGTGAGGGGGCGCTGTAAATGGAGGTCATAA
- a CDS encoding type II glyceraldehyde-3-phosphate dehydrogenase produces the protein MKVKVGINGYGTIGKRIAFAIAKQDDMEVVGVTKTRPSYEARLAIKEGIPLYAARPEHIEAFEKDGIKVAGTLEDLLSKVDIIVDATPGDVGAVYKPIYEKGGVKAIFQGGEKHGVAGISFNSFANYHEAWGARFVRVVSCNTTGLIRTLYPIDKVFGIERVFAALIRRGADPADRKGAALNAIEPTLKLPTHHGPDVQTIMPWLNIQTMAVVTPTTQMHIHCLAVDLKKKAKDEDILSVWDKVPRIKFVSGKHGIKSSAQIMELARDLNRPRGDFMEIIVWEDGVKVVNSTLYYYQAVHQESDVIPENIDCIRAMMKLERDPLRSIRKTDRSLGIGK, from the coding sequence ATGAAGGTGAAAGTTGGCATCAACGGTTACGGAACAATCGGCAAGAGAATAGCTTTCGCCATCGCAAAACAGGATGATATGGAAGTCGTGGGTGTTACGAAAACGAGACCGAGCTACGAGGCACGACTTGCGATCAAGGAAGGAATCCCTTTATACGCCGCGAGACCGGAACACATCGAAGCTTTTGAAAAAGATGGTATAAAGGTCGCTGGGACGCTCGAAGACCTGCTCTCGAAGGTCGATATTATCGTTGACGCGACGCCAGGTGATGTCGGGGCCGTCTACAAGCCGATATACGAAAAGGGAGGTGTGAAGGCGATTTTCCAGGGCGGTGAGAAGCACGGCGTTGCTGGGATCTCATTTAATTCCTTCGCAAATTATCACGAAGCCTGGGGTGCGCGTTTTGTTCGCGTCGTCAGCTGCAATACAACTGGTCTAATAAGAACGCTTTATCCAATCGACAAGGTTTTTGGTATTGAGAGGGTATTTGCCGCCTTAATACGGAGAGGCGCGGATCCCGCAGACCGTAAGGGCGCGGCCCTTAATGCGATCGAACCGACTCTGAAACTGCCAACACATCACGGGCCTGATGTGCAAACGATCATGCCGTGGCTCAATATCCAGACAATGGCGGTAGTAACGCCGACAACACAGATGCACATCCATTGCCTCGCCGTTGATCTGAAGAAGAAAGCAAAAGACGAAGATATCCTATCAGTCTGGGATAAGGTTCCTAGAATTAAATTTGTGAGCGGTAAGCACGGGATTAAATCCTCCGCGCAGATCATGGAACTCGCGAGGGATCTTAACCGGCCTCGTGGAGATTTCATGGAGATTATCGTTTGGGAAGATGGGGTCAAAGTCGTTAACAGCACACTTTATTATTATCAAGCGGTGCACCAAGAAAGCGATGTGATACCGGAGAATATTGACTGTATCAGGGCCATGATGAAGCTCGAAAGGGATCCCCTGAGGTCGATCAGGAAAACCGACAGAAGCCTTGGCATAGGCAAATGA